In Verrucomicrobiota bacterium, a genomic segment contains:
- a CDS encoding methyltransferase domain-containing protein, producing the protein MTDNLSRPPRLPGGNSFEDIRIDIAEAHRMVDALPRETRCCSLPAWRGKLRHLTYRFLRKMGLYEPLVTNGFISGWLADFRSYWTEVLGGRPIWKTLDFFLLAHDYRRSQQRAERLEWADAARHLENWQQPGQVYQVFQQVERFALTPYEHPPIWRFLGPKMRVLEYGCSAAPYYHSYRKFYSHWQQSWVLADIPNFPFHYAKYLYRNDKGVSFATIEMENYEDPLQSDEKFDAIILTTVLEHLESPREVVSYLLERLRSGGVLLFDYILSEGTGLDHPGSLVQREECLRLIREKTIVQNGTLGEDSETVDLCVVRKK; encoded by the coding sequence ATGACCGATAACTTATCCCGTCCTCCCCGCCTTCCTGGTGGCAATTCCTTCGAGGATATCCGCATTGATATCGCGGAGGCTCATCGGATGGTTGATGCATTGCCTCGGGAGACGCGTTGTTGTTCCCTTCCGGCTTGGCGTGGTAAATTGCGACATCTAACCTACCGATTCCTACGGAAAATGGGTCTCTACGAGCCGCTGGTTACCAATGGATTTATCTCCGGCTGGCTTGCGGATTTTCGCTCTTATTGGACTGAGGTTCTTGGAGGGAGGCCGATCTGGAAGACACTCGATTTCTTCCTTCTGGCTCATGACTATCGGCGGAGCCAGCAGCGTGCAGAGCGCCTCGAGTGGGCGGATGCGGCAAGGCACCTTGAAAACTGGCAGCAACCTGGTCAGGTGTATCAGGTTTTTCAGCAGGTGGAGCGATTTGCCCTAACCCCCTATGAACATCCTCCGATTTGGCGATTTCTTGGACCAAAGATGAGAGTGCTGGAATATGGATGTTCCGCTGCGCCTTACTACCATTCCTATCGCAAGTTCTATTCTCACTGGCAACAGTCCTGGGTTCTGGCCGATATTCCGAATTTTCCGTTCCACTATGCAAAGTATTTGTACCGTAATGACAAAGGGGTTTCCTTTGCGACGATTGAGATGGAGAATTACGAGGATCCGTTGCAGAGTGACGAGAAATTCGATGCGATTATCCTGACTACAGTATTGGAACATTTGGAGAGTCCGAGGGAGGTCGTTTCTTACCTCTTAGAACGCCTGCGTTCGGGTGGGGTGCTTCTTTTTGACTACATTCTCTCCGAGGGCACTGGCTTAGATCATCCTGGGTCACTGGTGCAACGCGAAGAATGCCTTCGGTTGATCCGCGAAAAAACCATAGTCCAGAATGGCACACTGGGTGAAGATTCTGAGACGGTGGATCTTTGCGTGGTGCGGAAGAAATGA
- a CDS encoding glycosyltransferase, whose translation MLERIRNKFRLEKRVREGRIKAQSSSARVALFHDFAPPPTGGGHQFLRALKAEWEREGIDVAVNCLPDSADAVLINSYNFTPALFRRLVKREVRVVHRVDGPLQTYRGFDDGTDSVISRLNRDFAKETIFQSEFSRLENRRLGLIEGNGPVITNAADRGIFLPRSGEAPSSSRPLRVVAASWSDNPNKGLDVFRWLDANLDQSRFEFTFVGRAQMKFENSKHVPPVSSVELARYLREADVFLTASKDDPCSNSVVEALTVGLPCVYRRSGGHPELIGGAGIGFDFPEEIPAALETIAEDWKLFADRIEVPSISEIAGAYLKVLEVRRA comes from the coding sequence ATGCTGGAAAGAATCCGGAATAAGTTCCGTCTAGAGAAACGAGTTCGGGAAGGACGGATCAAAGCGCAGTCTTCTTCCGCACGAGTCGCGTTGTTTCATGACTTTGCTCCACCTCCGACTGGTGGTGGACATCAATTCTTACGAGCGTTGAAAGCTGAATGGGAACGCGAGGGAATTGACGTCGCGGTAAATTGCCTTCCGGATTCCGCCGATGCAGTTCTCATCAACAGCTACAATTTTACCCCAGCTTTGTTTCGAAGACTGGTGAAACGAGAAGTGAGGGTGGTCCACCGGGTAGACGGTCCACTACAAACCTACCGAGGTTTCGATGACGGAACCGATTCGGTAATTTCGCGACTCAATCGGGACTTTGCGAAAGAAACCATTTTCCAATCTGAGTTCAGTCGCTTGGAGAATCGGAGACTCGGTTTGATTGAAGGCAACGGGCCGGTAATCACTAATGCAGCGGACCGTGGGATCTTCCTTCCACGGTCTGGAGAAGCACCTTCTTCAAGTCGACCGTTGCGAGTTGTCGCAGCAAGTTGGTCCGATAACCCGAACAAAGGTCTGGATGTCTTTCGCTGGCTGGACGCAAACCTCGATCAGTCTCGCTTCGAATTCACGTTTGTAGGAAGGGCGCAAATGAAATTCGAAAACTCCAAACATGTGCCCCCGGTGTCCAGTGTTGAACTTGCACGTTATCTTCGAGAGGCCGACGTGTTTCTGACAGCGAGTAAAGATGACCCTTGTTCGAATTCGGTAGTGGAAGCCTTAACGGTTGGCCTACCGTGTGTCTACCGGCGTAGTGGTGGACATCCGGAACTTATCGGTGGAGCCGGGATCGGGTTTGACTTTCCAGAGGAAATTCCCGCTGCCCTGGAAACGATTGCAGAAGACTGGAAGTTATTCGCGGATAGAATTGAGGTTCCTTCGATTAGCGAGATCGCTGGAGCCTACTTGAAGGTGCTGGAAGTGAGACGAGCGTAG
- a CDS encoding glycosyltransferase gives MKNAKVTVLLPVYNGEKYLESAIRSIVRQTYIDWELWVLDDGSTDLSLEIARSSEDPRVRSVPNEKNLGVAKTLNRALTKVKTEFVARMDSDDECLPQRLEKQVAYFQENSHLALLGTQALSAETGKATFRVPFDHESIRANLLFNCSFLHPTVMWRTDSFRTHNLQYDESPTAEDYDLWERTCQVAATGNLSVPLLRYRDDPSVKVTDYVRQQKEGGRRVRERALGRLGLQPSDREKEVHHAVCYDNLPQPAIPVAEVDRWLARILLSNRESGVLEERSLLRRLHLQRYYHLVRNKPTASLAEFFRSKGELGRVPMGLAVRASVKKFNRSSIRRALSAEASAKEEDG, from the coding sequence GTGAAAAACGCGAAGGTTACCGTCCTTCTCCCTGTCTACAACGGGGAGAAATATTTGGAGAGTGCGATCCGAAGCATTGTACGGCAGACCTATATCGATTGGGAATTGTGGGTCTTGGATGATGGTTCGACAGATTTGTCGCTAGAGATTGCCCGGTCGTCCGAAGACCCGCGGGTCCGGAGTGTTCCAAACGAAAAGAATTTGGGTGTTGCGAAGACGCTGAACCGGGCGTTGACGAAGGTAAAGACGGAGTTTGTTGCTCGGATGGACTCAGATGATGAATGCCTACCTCAGCGCTTGGAAAAGCAAGTGGCCTATTTTCAGGAGAACTCTCATTTGGCCCTTTTGGGAACCCAAGCACTTTCTGCGGAGACGGGTAAGGCAACGTTTCGTGTCCCTTTCGATCATGAATCGATTCGAGCGAACCTGCTCTTCAATTGTAGCTTTCTCCACCCGACGGTGATGTGGCGGACGGATTCATTCCGAACACACAATCTTCAGTACGACGAATCCCCAACAGCAGAAGACTACGATTTGTGGGAGCGGACTTGCCAGGTTGCGGCCACAGGGAATCTGTCGGTTCCATTGCTTCGATATCGCGACGATCCTTCTGTCAAGGTGACTGACTACGTTCGTCAGCAAAAGGAGGGTGGTCGTCGCGTCAGGGAGAGAGCACTTGGGAGGCTGGGACTTCAACCGAGTGATCGCGAAAAAGAGGTTCATCATGCAGTCTGTTATGACAATCTACCACAGCCAGCGATTCCAGTAGCCGAGGTGGATCGTTGGCTTGCGCGGATCCTGCTGTCGAATCGAGAGTCGGGGGTGCTAGAGGAAAGGTCTTTGCTTCGTCGGCTACATTTGCAGCGATACTATCACCTTGTGAGGAATAAGCCGACAGCGAGTCTGGCGGAGTTTTTCCGATCGAAAGGGGAATTGGGACGGGTCCCAATGGGATTGGCGGTCCGGGCGAGCGTGAAGAAATTCAATCGCAGTAGCATCCGTCGTGCCTTGTCCGCCGAAGCCTCGGCGAAGGAGGAAGACGGATGA
- a CDS encoding glycosyltransferase family 4 protein, with the protein MGFFANTSWYLANFRMGLLKAAQARGIRVIAIAPLDDYSSSFEEEGLEFRAVSLVRRNYNPIRKWETVRDLKRIYRQEKIDLVHFFTLEAILTGTMAAGRSGPKVIHSVTGMGFIYAGSSMSRRLLRMGLEPLLAGCLRCGPVLVENPADQRTVEKILGEKKRFSIECVPGGGVDIEKFHPSGSEHLDPSSGSVRFLVAGRLLKDKGAGLFVEAVRRYSGPSAEFYLAGLPDEGNPDSYLLSEVEEWETTPGFHWLRNVDDMASLLRSVDVLVHPTFYGEGLPRIIMEAQACGKPVITTNIPACAEAVEEGKNGWVIDQKDPDLLAKKMCAAAQSKDLRREMGSRNRLMAEEKFSEEVATAKTLMAYRAHYPDWDPENCRS; encoded by the coding sequence ATGGGTTTCTTTGCGAATACCAGCTGGTATCTCGCGAACTTCCGGATGGGTCTACTGAAAGCGGCCCAAGCGAGAGGGATTAGAGTCATTGCCATTGCCCCTTTGGATGACTATTCATCCAGCTTCGAAGAAGAGGGCCTGGAGTTTCGGGCGGTATCTCTCGTGCGGCGTAACTATAATCCGATTCGAAAGTGGGAAACCGTTCGGGATCTGAAACGAATCTACCGCCAAGAGAAGATCGATCTTGTCCATTTCTTTACGCTCGAAGCCATCCTCACCGGAACTATGGCTGCGGGGCGTTCGGGTCCGAAGGTCATTCACTCCGTTACCGGAATGGGCTTCATCTATGCGGGAAGTTCAATGTCTCGACGACTGCTGAGAATGGGGCTCGAACCGCTTTTGGCCGGATGCCTTCGCTGTGGTCCGGTCCTCGTTGAGAATCCGGCCGATCAAAGAACCGTTGAGAAGATTCTTGGGGAAAAGAAGCGGTTCTCGATCGAGTGTGTTCCTGGGGGTGGAGTTGATATCGAGAAGTTTCATCCGAGCGGGTCCGAACATTTGGATCCTTCATCGGGGAGCGTCCGCTTTCTCGTGGCGGGTCGACTCCTAAAGGACAAGGGGGCTGGTCTTTTTGTCGAGGCAGTCCGCCGCTACAGCGGACCGTCGGCAGAGTTTTACCTTGCTGGATTACCGGACGAAGGGAACCCGGATTCCTATCTTCTTTCGGAAGTAGAAGAGTGGGAAACCACACCGGGTTTTCATTGGCTACGGAATGTCGATGACATGGCGTCTCTTCTAAGATCGGTGGATGTCCTCGTCCATCCAACTTTCTACGGAGAAGGTCTACCGAGGATCATCATGGAAGCCCAGGCATGCGGTAAGCCGGTGATCACTACCAACATTCCGGCTTGCGCCGAAGCGGTTGAAGAGGGGAAGAATGGTTGGGTGATCGATCAAAAAGACCCCGATCTTCTTGCAAAGAAAATGTGCGCGGCTGCTCAATCGAAAGACTTGAGACGTGAAATGGGTTCCCGAAATCGGTTGATGGCTGAGGAAAAGTTCTCTGAGGAAGTGGCGACCGCGAAGACATTGATGGCCTACCGGGCGCACTATCCGGACTGGGATCCGGAAAATTGCAGATCATGA
- a CDS encoding glycosyltransferase family 4 protein codes for MRVVHVINRLIGGGAEVMVPLIHRCHLSDGIDSWIVSMETPDDRDTDRVVAFGEKVPRWKELFLLRDILRKMDQEAPINLIHTHLTQSQLFAKWAARGLSKRPLLVTTEHDTHNRRRNLPFGKVFDRFLYSGYDQIFCISEGVQESMEEWIPDLSQKLVTVPNGVELEPLLDIERDGNGQNPVRFLSMGRLIEKKNFDTTIRALASLAQLDWEYTIVGEGEELDSWKSLASELRVENRVTFVGYTKDTVPYYRANDVFLLPSLWEGFGLVAAEAMGAGMPVLASDVPGLAEVVGKDGKAGQLLPPGKVDVWAAAIRHLIENPADRRRIGMFGRERSKDYSVAETAKGYRRHYDHLLKGEL; via the coding sequence ATGAGGGTGGTTCACGTCATCAACCGTTTGATCGGAGGCGGTGCGGAGGTGATGGTTCCACTGATTCATCGTTGTCACTTATCGGACGGAATCGACTCGTGGATCGTTAGTATGGAGACTCCCGATGACAGGGATACAGATCGGGTAGTTGCCTTCGGTGAAAAAGTTCCCCGATGGAAAGAGCTGTTTCTTTTAAGGGATATCCTTCGCAAGATGGATCAGGAGGCGCCGATCAATCTGATCCATACCCACCTCACCCAAAGTCAGCTTTTCGCCAAGTGGGCGGCCCGGGGTCTCTCGAAGCGGCCTCTTTTAGTCACCACGGAGCACGATACCCATAACCGCCGCAGAAATCTTCCCTTTGGTAAGGTGTTCGACCGTTTCTTATACTCTGGATACGACCAGATCTTTTGCATCAGCGAAGGAGTTCAAGAGTCTATGGAAGAGTGGATTCCAGATCTCAGTCAAAAGCTGGTCACGGTTCCGAATGGGGTAGAGCTTGAACCCCTTCTCGATATTGAACGAGACGGCAACGGCCAGAACCCAGTTCGATTTCTTTCGATGGGTCGATTGATTGAGAAAAAGAACTTCGATACGACCATCCGCGCTCTCGCGTCACTCGCGCAATTGGATTGGGAATACACTATTGTTGGAGAGGGGGAAGAGCTCGATTCGTGGAAGAGTTTGGCTTCTGAACTTAGAGTTGAAAACCGGGTAACGTTTGTCGGCTATACGAAAGATACCGTGCCCTACTACAGGGCAAACGATGTCTTTCTCTTACCTTCTCTTTGGGAGGGATTTGGATTGGTCGCTGCCGAAGCAATGGGGGCAGGGATGCCAGTTCTCGCCTCGGATGTTCCAGGTTTGGCGGAAGTGGTTGGGAAAGATGGAAAAGCAGGACAGCTTCTTCCCCCCGGGAAGGTGGATGTTTGGGCGGCCGCAATTCGACACCTCATCGAGAACCCGGCGGATCGTCGACGGATCGGAATGTTTGGTCGAGAACGCTCAAAAGACTATTCCGTTGCAGAGACAGCGAAAGGCTACCGTCGTCACTACGATCATCTGTTGAAGGGGGAGCTATGA
- a CDS encoding glycosyltransferase, which translates to MKVLHVSTFDRVNGASIAAYRLHRALLASGVDSAMWVQNKVSSDHEIFGPRSGLYRFWNRCRPWIDRLPLGLCRAFGDYLVSLGWLPRFDSHPIKFFSPDVIHLHWVQGGFIPIDLVEKWRGLPLFWTFHDEWPFSGLRHYGSGNDQASNGILRKWDRRMRSRKSEIYKKVTPIGIAPSHWIRGRAEASEVWEDCRTQVLPNPIDSSTFLPGEKGAAREQLGLPQDLPLVLFGAEAGASDPRKGFDLLREACGILSKEGVRFGLVCFGNGSQEEVGGVPCYSLGWLGKDEDLATAYSAADLVALPSRMDNLPNTGVEAISCGRPVVSFAVGGIPEIVEDGVSGFLCEAEDPVQLAEKIGFLLEGVVLRSSMEVTARQKAVEQFSSQVLVPKFIKLYQGTLDH; encoded by the coding sequence GTGAAAGTCCTTCATGTAAGCACTTTTGACCGGGTCAATGGGGCCTCGATTGCGGCTTACCGTTTGCACCGTGCTCTACTTGCTTCTGGGGTGGATTCGGCGATGTGGGTGCAGAACAAAGTCTCTTCCGACCATGAGATCTTTGGACCCCGCTCTGGACTTTACCGCTTTTGGAATCGATGCCGTCCGTGGATAGACCGTCTTCCCCTTGGCCTTTGTCGGGCCTTTGGTGATTATTTAGTATCCCTCGGGTGGCTCCCCAGATTTGATTCTCACCCGATCAAGTTCTTTAGTCCTGACGTGATTCATCTCCACTGGGTTCAGGGCGGCTTCATTCCCATAGACCTCGTAGAGAAGTGGAGGGGTCTTCCGCTTTTCTGGACCTTTCACGACGAGTGGCCCTTTTCTGGATTAAGGCATTACGGGTCCGGCAACGACCAAGCGTCCAATGGAATTCTACGAAAATGGGATCGGCGAATGCGGAGCAGGAAAAGTGAGATCTATAAGAAGGTCACTCCTATCGGTATTGCTCCGAGTCACTGGATACGTGGTCGAGCCGAGGCGAGTGAGGTTTGGGAGGATTGCCGAACGCAGGTTCTACCCAATCCGATTGATTCGAGTACTTTTTTGCCGGGAGAGAAAGGTGCGGCCCGCGAGCAGCTTGGATTACCACAGGATCTGCCGTTGGTTCTCTTTGGTGCGGAAGCCGGAGCGTCGGACCCTCGGAAAGGTTTTGATCTCTTGCGGGAGGCCTGTGGCATCCTGTCAAAAGAGGGAGTTCGCTTTGGGTTGGTCTGCTTTGGCAATGGAAGTCAGGAAGAGGTGGGTGGAGTTCCTTGTTATTCCCTTGGATGGCTTGGGAAGGATGAAGATCTCGCGACGGCCTACTCGGCTGCGGATCTTGTAGCATTACCGTCGCGAATGGACAACCTCCCGAATACAGGCGTTGAAGCAATTTCCTGCGGCCGGCCCGTTGTATCTTTTGCGGTTGGGGGTATACCGGAGATCGTTGAGGACGGGGTATCCGGTTTTCTGTGCGAGGCGGAAGACCCGGTTCAGCTGGCAGAAAAGATCGGCTTTCTGCTTGAAGGCGTTGTTTTGAGGTCTTCGATGGAGGTAACAGCGAGGCAAAAAGCAGTGGAGCAATTCTCGAGTCAGGTTTTGGTGCCTAAGTTTATCAAGTTGTACCAAGGAACTCTCGATCATTGA
- a CDS encoding glycosyltransferase family 4 protein: MKRILYRWVERPFEILLKGPFRFFLGRVFPSPSPLVFYGYERLPSRDGPASGGIVKLQDLSEVFPNCRWRANTLYLISSCYPWTVRWQVMVARFFGARVVLNQNGVAYPAWKPEGWEDENRRSAWVHNRADAVVYQSEFCRRGALEWLQVEECDDSQTLLNPVDLKVFSPRKDGACGNGSVSILLAGTHQFAYRVRVALETLSRLDDRFSMKICGAYSWGDSEEASLEEARQWTETLGVGERVDFCGRYSQSEAPALFQSADVLLHTKVMDPCPRLVAEALASGLPVVYAASGGLPEMVARDAGVGVSSDENFERETPSDPDDFARAVREVSEDLSRYQAGARICAEQRFDRRMWIESHRSVFEGVERTVG; this comes from the coding sequence GTGAAAAGAATTCTCTACCGGTGGGTCGAGCGTCCGTTTGAGATTCTGCTAAAGGGACCGTTTCGTTTTTTTCTTGGTCGGGTTTTTCCATCTCCCTCGCCTTTGGTTTTCTACGGGTACGAGAGACTTCCTTCTCGTGACGGTCCGGCGTCCGGCGGGATCGTAAAGCTACAGGATCTTTCGGAGGTATTCCCAAATTGTCGTTGGCGGGCAAATACACTCTACCTGATTAGTAGCTGCTACCCATGGACCGTGAGGTGGCAGGTAATGGTGGCGCGGTTTTTTGGAGCTAGAGTAGTTCTCAACCAGAATGGGGTCGCCTATCCCGCTTGGAAGCCTGAAGGATGGGAGGATGAAAACAGGCGGTCTGCATGGGTTCATAATCGTGCGGATGCGGTGGTGTATCAGTCAGAGTTTTGTCGGAGGGGTGCCTTGGAGTGGTTACAGGTAGAGGAGTGCGATGATTCGCAAACACTTTTGAACCCAGTGGACTTAAAGGTGTTTTCACCTCGAAAAGATGGGGCTTGCGGGAACGGGTCTGTGAGTATTCTCCTCGCAGGCACTCACCAGTTCGCTTATCGTGTCCGGGTAGCGTTGGAGACATTGAGTCGGCTTGACGATCGCTTCAGTATGAAGATCTGTGGGGCTTACAGCTGGGGTGACTCGGAAGAGGCTTCGCTTGAGGAAGCGAGACAATGGACTGAGACCCTTGGGGTAGGGGAGCGGGTGGATTTTTGTGGACGCTATTCACAATCGGAGGCACCGGCTTTGTTTCAATCAGCAGACGTTCTCTTGCACACAAAAGTCATGGATCCCTGCCCCCGCTTGGTCGCTGAGGCACTGGCCTCAGGATTGCCCGTTGTTTATGCGGCTAGTGGAGGCTTGCCCGAAATGGTAGCCAGAGATGCAGGAGTAGGTGTCTCTTCGGATGAGAATTTTGAACGGGAGACCCCCTCGGATCCAGATGATTTCGCGAGGGCCGTTAGAGAGGTGTCTGAAGATCTATCTAGATATCAGGCGGGCGCACGCATATGTGCGGAGCAGCGTTTTGACCGTCGAATGTGGATCGAATCGCATCGGAGCGTTTTTGAGGGTGTCGAAAGAACTGTCGGATAG
- a CDS encoding glycosyltransferase family 4 protein has translation MVKESEWIFIGSVYPESWEERFDVGSSPTIDVQRSLLAAMGRAGWKANTILTTPPISRFPKDRFQSFPRSLEGRVEGQEDASLISLGWNNLEPLKTIGITSDTRAFLRRWSERVRREGKQPRVLVYNLGPTHEQGGFLAGMVRALRLPTFPIVTDLDYPGDQSVSIRRQRFRWQVRLLKSVNGFAAFNPRVIEDFGGGKRTLHLSGIVPDVSLFETLNNLPPKGPDDQPPLFLYAGSLNRPRGIQLLLDAFRGLPPGCARLRVTGRGPDEQMVRRAVDEDPSIEYGGFLESNEERIQKIREADILVNPHLIDLPEARYLFPSKLGEYLVSGRLVVTTLLPGMDGFPLDSMVVSKSDSVESFKDALQAALEMNGDVRKAQAEKARAWARVAFDWDQNAEKLLSFLREWESSL, from the coding sequence ATGGTTAAAGAATCAGAATGGATATTCATCGGAAGCGTTTATCCTGAGAGTTGGGAAGAACGGTTTGACGTTGGTTCTTCCCCGACGATTGATGTTCAGCGGTCCCTTCTTGCTGCGATGGGCCGTGCAGGGTGGAAGGCAAATACGATCCTAACGACTCCCCCGATTTCCCGATTTCCAAAGGACCGGTTTCAGTCCTTTCCCCGATCATTGGAAGGGAGGGTGGAAGGTCAGGAGGATGCATCTTTGATATCTTTGGGGTGGAACAATTTGGAACCGCTCAAGACGATCGGAATCACGTCGGACACAAGGGCATTTTTGCGACGCTGGAGCGAGCGGGTTCGGCGGGAGGGAAAACAGCCACGGGTCCTCGTTTACAATCTTGGCCCCACTCATGAACAGGGTGGATTTCTTGCGGGAATGGTTCGGGCGTTGAGGTTGCCGACTTTTCCAATCGTTACGGACTTGGACTATCCCGGTGATCAGTCAGTTTCTATTCGACGGCAACGGTTTCGGTGGCAGGTGCGGTTATTGAAAAGCGTAAATGGGTTCGCCGCTTTCAACCCGAGGGTGATCGAAGATTTTGGAGGAGGGAAACGAACCCTCCACTTGTCAGGCATAGTCCCGGACGTGAGTTTATTTGAGACCCTCAACAATCTACCTCCAAAAGGTCCTGATGATCAGCCGCCGTTGTTCCTATATGCGGGTTCATTGAATCGACCACGGGGTATTCAGCTTCTCTTGGACGCATTTCGTGGACTGCCGCCCGGATGTGCGCGATTGAGAGTCACCGGACGGGGGCCTGATGAACAGATGGTTCGGCGGGCGGTAGATGAAGATCCCAGCATTGAGTATGGTGGCTTTCTGGAATCCAACGAGGAGCGCATTCAGAAAATTCGGGAGGCCGATATTCTGGTCAACCCCCACCTCATTGATCTTCCGGAAGCCCGCTACCTCTTTCCATCGAAACTCGGTGAGTATCTCGTGTCCGGTCGTTTGGTTGTGACCACATTACTTCCCGGGATGGATGGTTTCCCTCTTGATTCGATGGTCGTCTCGAAAAGTGACTCGGTAGAGTCTTTCAAGGATGCGCTGCAGGCGGCCTTGGAAATGAATGGCGATGTAAGAAAGGCCCAGGCCGAAAAGGCTCGGGCATGGGCGAGAGTCGCTTTCGATTGGGATCAAAATGCGGAGAAGCTTTTGAGTTTTTTGAGAGAGTGGGAAAGCAGTTTGTAG
- a CDS encoding glycosyltransferase, producing the protein MIRQVGAKVLQVRSSFWKDHSRLILVRDNAGWAIDVEMKAVGEISRRLGLPVSEKDYWQRHSKRQSIFWGSQFSLLKDDWLYNDHRNATAMFHGLPDTGYPEFDELFSRIEKHRDCLQRVQVTHRAMEESLVNIGLSPDIIHRIPIGIDGRVFRPTSSQTRLETRSALGIPDEAFVVGSFQKDGNGWGEGNEPKWIKGPDLFVEACAKLSKASVNLFVLLSGPARGYVKDGLQQRGIPFLHRIFDRPEDVKTLYPALDAYLVSSRQEGGPNAILESMATGVPIVSTPVGQATDLVQDGVNGLLVPTEDTSAMCDALLKVAREEIDLEQIRKAGFKTAAANDYRAQDPLWKKLFEGFVG; encoded by the coding sequence ATGATTCGGCAAGTTGGCGCTAAGGTCCTTCAGGTCCGAAGTAGTTTTTGGAAAGACCATTCCAGATTGATCCTCGTCCGCGACAATGCAGGCTGGGCGATTGATGTAGAAATGAAGGCCGTTGGAGAGATATCCCGACGCCTCGGGTTGCCGGTAAGTGAAAAGGACTACTGGCAACGCCATTCGAAGCGGCAGTCCATCTTCTGGGGAAGTCAGTTTAGTCTACTGAAGGATGATTGGCTGTATAATGATCATCGAAACGCGACTGCTATGTTCCACGGTCTCCCGGATACGGGATATCCGGAGTTCGACGAATTGTTTTCCCGAATTGAGAAGCATCGTGATTGTTTACAGAGAGTGCAGGTGACTCACCGAGCGATGGAGGAGTCGTTGGTTAACATTGGGCTTTCGCCCGATATCATCCATCGAATTCCGATCGGTATTGATGGTCGCGTCTTTCGTCCCACTAGCTCGCAGACTAGATTAGAAACTCGATCAGCACTCGGGATACCGGATGAGGCTTTTGTGGTTGGTTCTTTTCAGAAGGATGGGAATGGCTGGGGGGAGGGAAACGAGCCAAAGTGGATCAAGGGGCCGGATCTTTTTGTGGAAGCCTGCGCAAAACTCTCCAAGGCCAGCGTAAATTTGTTTGTTCTGTTGAGTGGTCCCGCTCGGGGATACGTCAAAGATGGTCTACAACAGAGGGGGATTCCTTTTTTGCATCGAATATTCGATCGCCCCGAGGACGTGAAAACTCTCTATCCTGCGCTGGACGCTTATTTGGTATCGTCTCGTCAGGAAGGTGGGCCGAATGCGATTCTGGAATCGATGGCGACGGGCGTTCCGATTGTCTCGACTCCGGTTGGTCAGGCAACTGACTTGGTCCAGGACGGAGTAAACGGTCTTTTGGTTCCTACGGAAGACACTTCTGCGATGTGTGATGCTCTTTTGAAGGTTGCTCGTGAGGAAATCGATCTCGAGCAGATTCGGAAAGCCGGATTCAAGACTGCTGCAGCAAATGACTACCGGGCTCAGGATCCGCTCTGGAAGAAGCTCTTCGAAGGTTTTGTAGGGTGA